TGTAGGTTACGAAACGTGATGATGCCCCGTGCAAAACTTACTCAACACGACACTAGCAATAGGTCTTAATTCTATATTCGCCGATTTTGAGAAGATAATTAATTTGCATAGAAACTCAAGTGTCTGGGTTTTATTAATCACCTCTTCAATAGAATCACCGGCACAAACAACGCCATGATTTTCAAGTAACAAGATATTAGCATTTTTAATCTTTTCCCCAACCGCTAATGCCAGTTCCAGACTGCCAGGATGTTGGTATGGCACTCTTTCTATTTTTTTGAGATAAACAATTGATTCCGGGATAATTTGTGTTTTTATTTCCAGATTTTTAGCACAAGCCGCAAGGGTACTAAACAGAGGTTGGGAATGAAGAACAGCCATAATTTCTTTTCTTTGAAGATAGATTTGTTTATGCATTCTAAATTCCATAGATGGTTTTCCCTTAACCAAATCATCATTTATCTGACAAATAATCATCTCTTCGTCCTGTAGGTTTCCAAGTGAG
This genomic stretch from bacterium harbors:
- a CDS encoding class II aldolase/adducin family protein, with the translated sequence MDIKQTLKKNGRLAAELDLVWGTSGNMSLRIDEDSFLITTSGASLGNLQDEEMIICQINDDLVKGKPSMEFRMHKQIYLQRKEIMAVLHSQPLFSTLAACAKNLEIKTQIIPESIVYLKKIERVPYQHPGSLELALAVGEKIKNANILLLENHGVVCAGDSIEEVINKTQTLEFLCKLIIFSKSANIELRPIASVVLSKFCTGHHHVS